A genomic stretch from Hemicordylus capensis ecotype Gifberg chromosome 1, rHemCap1.1.pri, whole genome shotgun sequence includes:
- the GSKIP gene encoding GSK3B-interacting protein isoform X2 — protein sequence METDCNPMDLSNNTGVEDISELKDFEGTEVKDMRVEAEAVVNDVLFAVSNMFVSKSLSCAEDVAYINVETRERNRYCLELTEAGLRVVGYAFDQVDDGVQNPYHETVYSLLDSVSPAYREAFGNALLQRLEALKRDGES from the exons ATGGAGACTGATTGCAATCCCATGGACCTGTCCAACAACACAGGGGTGGAAGATATTTCTGAACTCAAGGATTTTGAAGGAACTGAAGTGAAGGACATGAGAGTAGAAGCAGAAGCTGTTGTAAATGATGTTTTGTTTGCTGTAAGCAACATGTTTGTCTCAAAAAGCCTTTCATGTGCAGAAGATGTGGCATACATCAATGTGGAAACCAGGGAAAGGAACAGATATTGCCTAGAGCTCACAGAAGCAGGACTTAGG GTGGTCGGTTATGCTTTTGACCAAGTGGATGATGGTGTACAAAATCCCTACCATGAGACTGTCTATTCCTTATTGGACTCGGTTAGCCCAGCATATCGAGAAGCTTTTGGAAATGCTCTGCTACAAAGATTAGAAGCTTTGAAAAGGGATGGGGAGTCATGA
- the GSKIP gene encoding GSK3B-interacting protein isoform X1 yields the protein MCRMETDCNPMDLSNNTGVEDISELKDFEGTEVKDMRVEAEAVVNDVLFAVSNMFVSKSLSCAEDVAYINVETRERNRYCLELTEAGLRVVGYAFDQVDDGVQNPYHETVYSLLDSVSPAYREAFGNALLQRLEALKRDGES from the exons ATGTGCAGAATGGAGACTGATTGCAATCCCATGGACCTGTCCAACAACACAGGGGTGGAAGATATTTCTGAACTCAAGGATTTTGAAGGAACTGAAGTGAAGGACATGAGAGTAGAAGCAGAAGCTGTTGTAAATGATGTTTTGTTTGCTGTAAGCAACATGTTTGTCTCAAAAAGCCTTTCATGTGCAGAAGATGTGGCATACATCAATGTGGAAACCAGGGAAAGGAACAGATATTGCCTAGAGCTCACAGAAGCAGGACTTAGG GTGGTCGGTTATGCTTTTGACCAAGTGGATGATGGTGTACAAAATCCCTACCATGAGACTGTCTATTCCTTATTGGACTCGGTTAGCCCAGCATATCGAGAAGCTTTTGGAAATGCTCTGCTACAAAGATTAGAAGCTTTGAAAAGGGATGGGGAGTCATGA